Proteins from a single region of Aquirhabdus parva:
- a CDS encoding amino acid--tRNA ligase-related protein has translation MSIVSLPTVSLGAMHARAVLYANLRDFFRVRQIVEVETAMDDTGDEQTAVFSAMQHLLEAGSGAIYQIGKVFRNEVLDRRHLAEFSVLHWCQPEWDITQALTDITAMFGAIFSGDIEPEQRTYRQAFIPRLGFDPADLSAVELRQQARRLGLNVSLGEDRQAWLDVIFTHFIEPTLGLEMPLFLLYEAAVDAQKRADVYIDGIKVGSVSTANRAVQSGSQYVSVSLGLDRLLMIMLETRQIAKTLSVSQV, from the coding sequence ATGAGCATCGTTTCTTTACCTACAGTTTCTTTAGGCGCCATGCATGCCCGTGCAGTTCTATACGCCAATTTGCGTGATTTTTTTAGGGTAAGGCAAATTGTGGAAGTCGAGACAGCGATGGATGACACTGGTGATGAGCAGACAGCGGTATTCAGCGCAATGCAACACTTACTGGAAGCGGGTAGTGGTGCGATTTATCAGATTGGCAAGGTATTTCGGAATGAGGTCTTGGATCGACGTCATTTAGCAGAGTTTTCAGTGCTGCATTGGTGCCAACCTGAGTGGGATATTACACAGGCATTGACTGATATCACGGCAATGTTTGGTGCTATTTTTTCAGGGGATATTGAGCCTGAACAACGCACTTATCGCCAAGCCTTTATTCCAAGGTTGGGTTTTGATCCTGCTGATTTGTCAGCAGTCGAGCTGCGGCAGCAGGCGAGGCGGTTGGGACTTAATGTTTCGCTTGGAGAGGATCGTCAAGCATGGCTTGATGTCATATTCACGCACTTTATTGAACCGACGCTTGGGCTTGAAATGCCACTGTTTTTACTCTACGAGGCAGCAGTTGATGCTCAGAAACGTGCAGATGTTTATATCGATGGGATTAAAGTGGGTAGTGTAAGCACTGCGAATCGAGCTGTGCAGTCCGGTTCGCAGTATGTCAGTGTTTCATTGGGCTTAGACCGTTTACTCATGATCATGCTTGAAACCCGTCAAATTGCGAAAACCTTGAGTGTGTCTCAGGTTTGA
- a CDS encoding NADPH-dependent 2,4-dienoyl-CoA reductase yields the protein MNAYPHLLKPLDLGFTTLSNRLLMGSMHLGLEEAEHGFERMAAFYAERARGGVGLIVTGGIAPNDAGCVFQGGAKLTTEEEALHHKVITDAVHQAGGKIAMQILHTGRYSYQPSLVAPSPIRAPINPFKPKELSADEVEQTIEDFVHCAALSQQAGYDGVEIMGSEGYLINQFIVSHTNHRTDEWGGSYENRIRFPLEIVRRTRARVGKNFIIIYRLSMLDLIDNGSSFDEVIQLAKAIEAAGATIINTGIGWHEARIPTIATKVPRAAFAWVTEKLKGQVSIPLITTNRINSPEVAEQILADGMCDMVSMARPLLADPFFIRKAEANQPEQINTCIGCNQACLDHIFSGKITSCLVNPQACHETELVYTPTQKAKRIAVVGAGPAGLSFSTVAAERGHDVTLFDASHEIGGQFNIAKTVPGKEEFYETIRYFKNRIELTGVKLKLNQRVTAEQLATEGFDEIVLATGIQPRTLDIEGINHPKVLSYIEVLRERKPVGQRVAIIGAGGIGFDVAEYLTHEGESGSQNPKKFYAEWGIDTEYKDRGGLRQPDVETSPREVFLLQRKTSKVGDGLGKTTGWIHRTGLKNRRVDMRSGMSYLKIDDAGLHVNDGAEDSILDVDSIIICAGQEPLRELQSALETVGCSTHLIGGADKAMELDAKFAIKQGAELAARL from the coding sequence ATGAACGCTTATCCTCATCTGCTTAAACCTTTAGATCTAGGTTTCACCACTTTATCCAACCGTCTATTGATGGGATCAATGCATTTGGGGCTTGAAGAAGCAGAACATGGTTTCGAACGCATGGCAGCATTTTATGCTGAACGAGCACGTGGTGGTGTAGGACTGATCGTTACAGGGGGTATTGCGCCTAATGATGCAGGCTGTGTATTCCAAGGCGGTGCCAAGCTGACGACTGAAGAAGAAGCCCTACATCACAAAGTGATCACCGATGCGGTGCATCAAGCGGGTGGCAAAATTGCCATGCAGATTCTGCATACCGGTCGTTACTCTTATCAACCGTCTCTGGTCGCACCAAGCCCGATCCGCGCTCCAATCAATCCCTTTAAACCTAAAGAACTCAGCGCAGATGAAGTCGAGCAAACCATTGAAGACTTCGTTCATTGCGCAGCTCTTTCTCAGCAGGCTGGCTATGATGGTGTAGAGATCATGGGTTCTGAAGGCTACCTGATTAATCAATTCATCGTCTCTCATACCAACCATCGTACCGATGAATGGGGCGGCAGCTATGAAAACCGTATTCGCTTCCCCCTTGAAATCGTCCGTCGCACCCGCGCACGTGTAGGTAAAAACTTTATCATCATCTATCGTCTGTCGATGTTGGATCTCATCGACAACGGCTCATCATTTGATGAAGTGATTCAATTGGCCAAAGCCATCGAAGCCGCAGGCGCGACCATTATCAATACCGGTATTGGCTGGCATGAAGCGCGTATTCCAACGATCGCAACCAAAGTACCGCGTGCAGCATTTGCATGGGTCACCGAGAAGTTGAAAGGTCAAGTTTCTATTCCTTTGATCACCACCAATCGCATCAACTCGCCAGAAGTCGCGGAACAAATCTTGGCGGATGGCATGTGTGACATGGTATCTATGGCACGCCCCCTGCTAGCCGACCCCTTCTTTATCCGTAAAGCCGAAGCCAATCAACCGGAGCAAATCAATACCTGTATCGGTTGTAATCAGGCTTGCTTGGACCATATTTTCAGTGGAAAAATTACCTCTTGCCTCGTCAACCCTCAAGCCTGCCATGAAACTGAGTTGGTCTATACCCCGACTCAAAAGGCAAAGCGCATCGCTGTTGTCGGCGCAGGTCCCGCAGGACTCAGCTTCTCAACCGTCGCAGCCGAGCGAGGTCATGATGTGACCTTGTTTGATGCCAGCCATGAAATTGGTGGTCAATTCAATATCGCCAAGACAGTGCCGGGTAAAGAAGAGTTCTATGAAACGATCCGTTACTTTAAAAATAGAATTGAGCTGACAGGCGTCAAACTCAAGCTCAATCAACGCGTGACTGCCGAGCAATTAGCAACCGAAGGTTTTGATGAAATCGTGCTGGCGACGGGGATTCAACCGCGCACGCTCGATATCGAAGGCATCAATCATCCAAAAGTGCTGAGCTATATTGAAGTATTGCGTGAGCGTAAGCCTGTGGGGCAACGTGTCGCCATCATTGGTGCTGGCGGGATTGGCTTTGATGTGGCTGAATATCTCACCCATGAAGGCGAAAGTGGCAGCCAGAATCCCAAAAAATTCTATGCCGAGTGGGGTATTGATACCGAATACAAAGACCGTGGTGGCCTGCGTCAGCCTGACGTGGAAACCTCCCCACGTGAAGTCTTTTTGCTGCAACGCAAAACCAGTAAGGTGGGTGATGGACTAGGTAAAACAACGGGCTGGATTCACCGTACCGGACTTAAAAACCGCCGCGTTGATATGCGTTCCGGCATGAGCTATCTCAAGATTGATGATGCAGGTTTACATGTTAATGATGGTGCCGAAGACTCGATTCTCGATGTCGATTCCATCATCATCTGCGCAGGTCAGGAACCACTGCGTGAACTGCAATCCGCGCTAGAAACTGTAGGCTGTTCAACCCATCTCATCGGTGGTGCAGATAAAGCCATGGAGTTGGATGCGAAGTTCGCCATCAAACAAGGTGCAGAATTAGCAGCACGCTTGTAA
- the argC gene encoding N-acetyl-gamma-glutamyl-phosphate reductase has protein sequence MSISPDQHHHSKDSQKINVGIVGGTGYTGVELVRLLVRHPAVHIAALTSRTEAGTRVDAMFPSLRGLTDLKFTNNDANELANCQVVFFATPHGVAMKQARELVENGTKVIDLAADFRLQDTAEFEKWYGMPHSCPDLLAESVYGLPEINRAKIQAARIIGNPGCYPTTVQLGLLPLLEQQAPLIDPASLIIDAKSGVSGAGRKAEVSLLFSEASDSFKAYAVKGHRHHPEIAQGLKAMQSDTTHHQVFDKLTFVPHLVPMIRGMFSTIYVRLTEAGLATDLQSLFEKRYADEPFVDVMPAGSLPDTRSVRGSNHLRIALHRPNNGDLLVILVVQDNLVKGAAGQAVQNMNLMFGLPETLGLDVVPLMP, from the coding sequence ATGAGTATTTCTCCAGATCAACATCACCATTCAAAGGATTCACAAAAAATAAATGTGGGGATCGTCGGAGGAACCGGCTATACCGGCGTTGAGCTTGTACGCCTATTGGTACGTCATCCGGCTGTTCATATCGCCGCGCTGACCTCTCGTACCGAAGCGGGTACGCGGGTGGATGCCATGTTTCCTAGCCTGCGTGGTCTGACTGATCTGAAATTTACCAATAATGACGCCAATGAACTGGCGAATTGCCAAGTCGTTTTCTTTGCAACACCGCATGGCGTAGCGATGAAACAAGCCCGTGAGCTTGTTGAAAATGGTACAAAAGTCATTGATCTCGCTGCTGATTTTCGTTTGCAGGATACCGCAGAATTTGAAAAATGGTATGGCATGCCGCATAGCTGCCCTGATTTGTTAGCTGAGTCGGTCTATGGTTTGCCAGAGATTAATCGTGCCAAAATTCAAGCCGCTCGTATTATTGGTAACCCTGGTTGTTATCCGACAACAGTGCAATTAGGCCTCTTGCCTTTACTTGAGCAGCAAGCCCCGTTGATCGATCCAGCCAGTTTGATTATTGATGCAAAATCGGGTGTATCGGGTGCAGGTCGTAAAGCCGAGGTGAGCTTATTATTTTCGGAAGCCTCCGATAGCTTTAAAGCATATGCAGTCAAAGGTCATCGTCATCATCCTGAAATTGCTCAAGGTTTAAAGGCAATGCAGTCAGATACGACACACCATCAAGTGTTCGATAAACTGACATTTGTACCGCATCTCGTGCCGATGATTCGTGGTATGTTTAGCACGATCTATGTTCGTCTGACGGAAGCGGGTCTTGCGACAGATTTACAATCACTGTTTGAAAAACGCTATGCCGATGAGCCATTTGTCGATGTAATGCCTGCAGGAAGTTTGCCTGATACGCGTTCGGTTCGTGGGTCTAATCATCTTAGAATTGCGCTGCATCGTCCGAATAACGGTGATTTACTTGTGATTTTAGTGGTACAAGACAATTTGGTTAAAGGAGCGGCTGGCCAAGCGGTGCAGAATATGAATCTGATGTTTGGTTTACCCGAGACATTAGGTTTAGATGTTGTTCCTCTGATGCCATAG
- a CDS encoding PadR family transcriptional regulator: MSLPHALMVSLLEKSCSGYDLAQRFGKSIGYFWQASHQQIYRELAKMEENGWVKSEAEDGSKTRKRTYHVLEEGVIELKRWVAESIDPPQQREAFFVRLRADAAMGPLGLEGELLRRIHIHEQKLKTYRLIEQRDFLSVKDHLKGGASRALRIQHMLLKAGILHEETALAWSKETYKILTEE; encoded by the coding sequence ATGTCGTTACCCCATGCGTTAATGGTGTCTTTGCTTGAAAAATCCTGCTCTGGCTATGACTTGGCGCAGCGTTTTGGGAAGTCGATTGGTTACTTCTGGCAAGCATCCCATCAGCAGATCTATCGTGAATTGGCCAAAATGGAAGAAAATGGCTGGGTCAAATCAGAAGCTGAAGATGGTAGTAAAACCCGCAAGCGCACCTATCACGTGCTTGAAGAGGGGGTAATAGAGCTTAAACGCTGGGTTGCTGAGTCGATTGATCCTCCGCAGCAGCGAGAAGCGTTCTTTGTGCGTTTGAGAGCGGATGCTGCAATGGGGCCCTTGGGGCTAGAGGGTGAGTTATTGCGCCGTATTCATATTCATGAGCAAAAACTCAAAACCTATCGCCTGATTGAGCAGCGGGATTTCTTGAGTGTCAAAGATCATTTGAAAGGCGGAGCTTCACGCGCACTGAGAATCCAGCATATGCTGCTAAAGGCCGGTATTCTTCATGAGGAGACTGCTTTAGCGTGGTCTAAAGAAACCTATAAAATTCTCACCGAAGAGTAA
- a CDS encoding DUF6776 family protein, with amino-acid sequence MNEQQSTQQPIQESLKAKWLKHGERERLLIATGILILVSGVSLGYFVGHRQGMSVVGASGSDLDSLKEQVQQQQLSITTLTDTLSKTVQERDIALTTSKGLTDTLAKNTADQALADSRLKAYRDRLLGFGGIALALQNVEIVPVSQNVFEYHIDLMQLRQKTSAARGTLAVRLLQGDTVVTVPVSTNINLTDFQRITGRWTMPSGFTPEFVEISANAGGQSLVQRFAWERGAPLKNMPLTATPDARTAKVVSTAS; translated from the coding sequence ATGAATGAGCAACAATCAACACAACAGCCCATACAAGAATCATTGAAAGCGAAATGGTTGAAGCACGGTGAGCGTGAGCGCTTATTGATTGCAACAGGGATATTGATACTCGTCAGTGGTGTTTCCCTCGGATATTTCGTGGGACATCGCCAAGGCATGAGTGTAGTTGGTGCCAGTGGCAGTGATTTAGACTCGCTGAAAGAACAGGTACAACAGCAGCAATTATCAATTACGACACTCACCGATACCTTGTCTAAAACAGTTCAAGAGCGTGATATCGCACTGACGACATCCAAAGGGTTAACAGATACTCTGGCGAAGAATACTGCAGATCAAGCACTCGCAGATTCGCGCTTAAAGGCGTACCGTGATCGCCTGCTGGGCTTTGGTGGCATTGCGCTTGCTTTACAAAATGTTGAGATTGTCCCGGTTTCACAAAATGTTTTTGAGTACCACATCGATTTGATGCAATTACGGCAGAAAACAAGTGCTGCGCGAGGAACACTTGCTGTTCGACTGTTGCAAGGCGATACAGTTGTGACCGTCCCAGTCAGTACCAATATCAATCTGACCGATTTTCAGCGCATCACTGGACGTTGGACCATGCCATCGGGCTTCACGCCAGAGTTTGTTGAAATCAGTGCGAATGCTGGTGGACAGTCATTGGTACAGCGTTTTGCATGGGAGCGTGGAGCTCCGCTAAAAAATATGCCGTTGACTGCAACCCCAGATGCTCGTACAGCAAAAGTGGTTTCCACCGCGTCTTGA
- a CDS encoding nuclear transport factor 2-like protein — protein sequence MTDLSLNPKAAASIALWHQMITAQDFSKLPNILSDDAIFQSPAVFKPYQGAPVVALILNTVIQVFSDFEYHREFASPDGLNVVLEFKAKVADKFIHGIDMIRFNDAGLITEFTVMIRPMSALQTLAAEMGARLAPYMPTK from the coding sequence ATGACTGACTTAAGTTTAAATCCAAAGGCTGCGGCCTCTATTGCCCTTTGGCATCAGATGATTACGGCACAGGATTTCTCCAAGTTACCGAACATCTTGAGTGATGATGCAATATTTCAATCCCCAGCGGTGTTTAAACCTTATCAGGGAGCACCTGTGGTGGCGCTGATTTTAAACACGGTCATTCAGGTCTTTAGTGATTTTGAATATCATCGAGAATTCGCAAGTCCCGATGGTCTGAATGTCGTCCTCGAATTTAAAGCTAAAGTCGCCGACAAGTTCATCCATGGCATTGATATGATCCGTTTCAACGATGCGGGTCTGATCACTGAATTCACGGTAATGATCCGTCCGATGTCCGCACTACAGACCTTGGCTGCTGAGATGGGTGCCCGTTTGGCACCTTATATGCCCACAAAGTAA
- a CDS encoding patatin-like phospholipase family protein produces the protein MFDQMVMAGGGGRCTWQVGFLDVITPALELKPRVISTVSAGGLMSCLMFTQETRATLDYIHTLFGANAKNIYWANLFREQRVFPQHEMYLQAMRDLFADRLDRLQDAPEIRIGVTHIPQWLGVYPSLALAIAAYSFDKHVRKALHPTTARSIGFQQQFSRAQDCTTVEELAELILQSSCTPPIIPMMQVQGKAILDGGVVDNVPIAGLDPTPEPVLVLLSRMYPHRPTQFTLNDQGQKRLYVQPSSPIPVKSWDYTRPDLIEETFQLGRRDGLQFLKDFERSI, from the coding sequence ATGTTTGATCAAATGGTGATGGCGGGTGGTGGTGGCCGTTGTACGTGGCAGGTCGGCTTTTTAGATGTCATCACCCCAGCTCTTGAACTCAAACCACGTGTCATTTCGACGGTTTCAGCAGGTGGACTGATGTCTTGCTTGATGTTTACCCAAGAGACGCGTGCGACCCTGGATTATATCCATACGCTTTTTGGTGCGAATGCAAAGAACATCTACTGGGCAAATCTGTTTCGTGAGCAGCGGGTTTTTCCTCAGCATGAAATGTATTTACAAGCCATGCGTGATCTATTTGCCGATCGACTAGATCGGCTGCAAGATGCCCCTGAAATTCGTATTGGAGTAACCCATATCCCCCAATGGCTTGGCGTTTATCCTTCTTTAGCACTGGCAATCGCTGCGTATAGCTTTGATAAACATGTACGTAAAGCATTGCACCCGACGACCGCACGTTCGATCGGTTTTCAGCAGCAATTTAGCCGCGCTCAAGATTGTACGACGGTTGAGGAACTCGCCGAGCTCATCCTACAATCCTCCTGTACTCCACCAATCATCCCAATGATGCAGGTGCAGGGCAAAGCGATTCTGGATGGCGGTGTTGTTGATAACGTCCCGATTGCAGGACTTGATCCGACCCCAGAGCCTGTTTTGGTTTTATTGAGCCGTATGTACCCGCATCGTCCCACCCAATTTACCCTAAACGATCAGGGCCAAAAGCGCCTCTATGTCCAGCCATCCAGCCCAATTCCAGTCAAAAGCTGGGACTACACCCGCCCCGATTTGATCGAAGAAACATTCCAATTGGGGAGACGCGATGGTCTGCAGTTTCTTAAAGACTTTGAACGATCCATTTAA
- a CDS encoding 4-phosphoerythronate dehydrogenase — MQIVVDENLSLTDYFFSSFGEVTAYAGRGIYAENLKVADALLVRSVTKVTPKLLQDATALSPTHQRVKFVGSATIGMDHLDVEGLRAMGVIVANAPGCNAQAVAEYVVTAILMVQPKRALSDSFTLGIVGLGNVGTRLNRLAKRLGWRVIGVDPFVTHADIEQVTLAEMLPQVDAVSIHVPLTQHRANATYHLMDEQALALMKPDTILINTARGPVVKEAALLADFNLSQSSGEPIRSVVLDVFEHEPRISNTLLANLAIATPHIAGYTLEGKARGTEMVYQAFCQWQGIKPQLTLEGMLPSMPKLFDQKYSLLEQLPQLLPQISSMHADDLALRACLKQDSSGEQSIDPVDFDRLRRDYPLRREWSSYGDQG; from the coding sequence ATGCAAATCGTGGTTGATGAAAATTTAAGTTTAACTGATTATTTTTTTTCATCCTTTGGGGAAGTCACTGCTTATGCAGGGCGGGGGATCTACGCTGAAAATTTGAAAGTGGCAGATGCCTTATTGGTTCGTTCCGTGACTAAGGTGACGCCTAAACTCCTGCAAGATGCGACTGCACTGAGTCCGACGCACCAACGCGTGAAGTTCGTGGGTAGCGCAACAATCGGTATGGATCACTTGGATGTCGAAGGGCTTCGGGCGATGGGCGTTATTGTTGCCAATGCCCCGGGGTGCAATGCACAAGCGGTAGCCGAGTATGTGGTGACCGCTATTCTGATGGTGCAGCCTAAGCGGGCTTTATCAGATAGCTTTACCTTAGGCATTGTGGGTTTGGGGAATGTGGGTACACGATTAAACAGATTGGCAAAACGTTTGGGATGGCGAGTCATTGGGGTGGATCCTTTCGTCACGCATGCTGATATAGAACAAGTCACGCTGGCAGAGATGCTGCCGCAAGTGGATGCGGTGAGCATTCATGTGCCATTGACTCAGCATCGTGCAAATGCAACTTATCATTTGATGGATGAACAGGCTTTGGCTTTGATGAAGCCCGATACAATCCTGATCAACACGGCGCGGGGACCCGTCGTCAAAGAGGCCGCGTTACTGGCGGACTTTAATCTTTCACAGTCAAGTGGTGAGCCCATTCGTAGCGTGGTTTTAGATGTTTTTGAACATGAGCCGCGTATCTCAAATACGTTACTGGCGAATCTTGCCATCGCCACACCGCATATTGCGGGTTATACCTTAGAAGGCAAAGCACGTGGCACAGAGATGGTTTATCAGGCTTTTTGCCAGTGGCAAGGCATCAAGCCTCAACTGACACTGGAAGGCATGTTGCCATCCATGCCTAAGCTCTTTGACCAGAAGTACAGCTTACTTGAGCAGTTGCCACAGCTATTGCCGCAGATTTCCAGCATGCATGCGGATGATCTTGCCTTACGGGCTTGTTTAAAGCAAGATAGCAGCGGAGAACAATCCATTGATCCCGTTGATTTTGATCGATTACGACGTGATTATCCGCTACGACGTGAGTGGTCAAGCTATGGGGATCAGGGATGA
- the clpS gene encoding ATP-dependent Clp protease adapter ClpS, with protein MPFSPVEWFQQSQVESFDWHLPCISHSVQDVVVMQAPEDDQGNPQEEHHESDVATATPDLARPPFYVVVLFNDDYTPMEFVIEVLQQYFGLDLDRATDVMLSVHYQGKGVAGVYPRDIAETKAQQVNRHARAQGHPLLCQIEPQAI; from the coding sequence ATCCCGTTTTCACCCGTGGAGTGGTTTCAACAGTCTCAAGTCGAATCGTTTGATTGGCATCTTCCTTGCATTTCCCATTCTGTACAGGATGTCGTGGTAATGCAGGCGCCTGAGGATGATCAGGGGAATCCTCAAGAAGAACATCATGAAAGTGATGTTGCGACCGCGACGCCAGATCTGGCAAGACCGCCATTTTATGTTGTGGTCTTGTTTAATGATGACTACACCCCCATGGAGTTTGTAATAGAGGTATTACAACAATACTTTGGTCTTGATCTTGACCGTGCGACCGATGTGATGTTATCTGTACATTATCAAGGTAAAGGTGTTGCAGGGGTTTATCCTCGCGACATCGCGGAGACTAAGGCACAACAAGTCAATCGTCATGCACGAGCACAGGGTCATCCCTTGTTGTGTCAGATTGAACCTCAGGCGATTTGA
- a CDS encoding NADP-dependent oxidoreductase gives MTTHAAVTNRRFVLASRPKGAPTAQDFRLESVKVSEPAEGEVLLRTLYLSLDPYMRGRMSDAPSYAPPVELGGVMVGETVAQVVASHHEGYVAGDLVLSDSGWQDYAVSNGTGLTKLGSMAKPSWALGVLGMPGFTAYMGLLDIGQPKAGETVVVAAATGAVGSLVGQIAKIKGCHVVGVAGGADKCRAAIDELGFDACIDRNAADFADQLATACPRGIDVYFESVGGAVFNAVLPLLNLSARVPVCGLIAQYNAEHLPEGGDRTPLLMGAILVKRIKVQGFIIFDYAPRYPEFFKEMSEWLAQGKISFREDFVDGLENAPQAFIGLLEGKNFGKLVIKVADAH, from the coding sequence ATGACTACTCATGCAGCAGTGACTAATCGTCGCTTCGTGTTAGCTTCTCGCCCTAAAGGAGCCCCAACAGCACAAGATTTTCGTCTGGAAAGCGTGAAAGTATCAGAGCCTGCCGAAGGCGAAGTCTTACTACGCACACTCTATCTGTCTCTTGATCCGTATATGCGTGGTCGGATGAGTGATGCACCTTCCTATGCTCCACCTGTAGAACTGGGTGGGGTGATGGTGGGTGAGACGGTTGCACAGGTGGTTGCATCCCATCATGAGGGCTATGTAGCGGGTGATTTAGTTCTAAGCGATTCTGGTTGGCAAGACTATGCCGTATCGAATGGCACTGGACTAACAAAGTTGGGATCGATGGCGAAGCCCTCCTGGGCGCTGGGTGTTTTAGGCATGCCCGGGTTTACTGCGTATATGGGATTGCTGGATATCGGTCAGCCTAAAGCGGGTGAGACGGTCGTTGTTGCAGCGGCAACAGGTGCTGTGGGCTCTTTAGTGGGTCAAATTGCCAAGATTAAAGGCTGCCATGTCGTTGGTGTCGCCGGTGGTGCAGATAAATGCCGTGCTGCAATTGATGAATTGGGCTTCGATGCCTGTATTGATCGTAACGCAGCAGACTTTGCCGATCAGTTGGCAACTGCTTGCCCTCGAGGTATTGATGTTTATTTCGAGAGTGTCGGTGGCGCAGTCTTTAATGCAGTGTTGCCATTACTCAATTTATCAGCACGTGTTCCTGTTTGTGGCTTGATTGCACAATACAATGCCGAGCATTTACCAGAAGGCGGGGATCGTACTCCGCTGTTAATGGGCGCGATCTTAGTGAAGCGGATCAAAGTGCAAGGGTTCATCATATTTGATTATGCTCCACGTTATCCGGAGTTTTTTAAAGAGATGAGTGAGTGGCTTGCGCAAGGTAAAATCAGCTTTAGAGAGGATTTTGTCGACGGTTTAGAGAATGCACCACAAGCCTTTATCGGCTTACTTGAAGGCAAAAACTTCGGTAAGTTAGTGATCAAGGTGGCTGATGCGCATTAA